The segment GCACGACCGCGACATAGGCGCGGGTCTCGGCGAAGGGGATCGATTCGATGAACAGCAGCGGGTCGTCGAGGCTGCGGCCGCGCGCGTTCCAGTTGGCGACCGAGCCGGGCCCGGCGTTGTAGGCGGCGATCACCTTGGGCAGCAGCCCGCCGGTGCCGCTATTGTCGGCCAGTTCGCGCAGATAGGCCTGGCCGAGGTCGATGCTGGTCGCGGGCTGGAACAGCGACGCCGGATCGACGGTGCGGCCGAGGTGGCGCGCGACCATCTGCGCGGTGGCGGGCATGAGCTGCATCACCCCGCGCGCGCCGGCCGAGCTGACCGCGTCGGTCTTGAAGCGCGATTCCTGGAGCGCGTGGGCGAAGACCAGCGCCTTGTCGACCTGCCAGCCCGAGGCCGGGGTCCAGGCGGGCATCGGATAGCGCGCGGCGGCCGAGAGCTGGGCGCCCGACGGGCCGTTCTGCGCCAGCCAGATCTGCGCGGCCGGAAGGTCGAGCCGGGCGGCGAGGTGGATCAGCGATTCATGGTCGCGGCTGAGGCCGATCTTCGCCTGGTGGCGGAGCATCTCCTCGGCGAGGCCGGTCTCGCCGATCTCGGCCAGCGCGGTGGCGCGGCGGACATTGGCGATCGCGCCGATCGACGCCCAGTCGTTGGCGGTGAGCTTCATGCTCGTGCCGCTCTCGTCGGCGATGCCCAGCGCGGCCTGCGCGATCAGGCCGTAGAAGCTCTCCTTCATCCGCGCGGCGGAGCGCAGGCGCGGCTCGATCCGCTCGGGATGGCCGCAGGCCATGTCGGCGCGGCTCGCCCAATAGAGGCCGGCGGCGGTCATCTCCGGATCGCGGGCGCGGCCGGCGACCTCCTCGAAGGCGGTGCCGGCGGACTGGCAGTCATGCTGCCGCCAGGCGGCGAGGCCCGAGACCCAACTCGCCTGCACCGCCCAGTCGCCAGCGCCGGGCCGCGCCTGATCGGCGACGCGGCGCGCGGAGGCGTCGTCGCCCGACAGATAATAGGCCCAGGAGACGCGCTGCAGCCATTCGGTCTGCGCCTCGGCCGAGAGCTGGCCCAGGCGATCGACGACCAGCGCCTCGGCCTCGCTCGGCCGGTCGTCGCGCAGCAGCGGCGTCGCGACCTGCGCGAGCGCGGCGGCGGCCCGGTCGCTGCGCAGCGAGCGGGCCGACTGGCGCTTCGAGGGGCCGGCGTAGCGGACGAGATCGCGGGTGACCGGCAGCGCCGCCGTGGTGAGGCCGCGGCGGGAGGCGAGGCCGGCGAGCTGGGCGGCCTGCGGCAGATCGGGCGCGGTGGCGACGAGCTGGATGAGCTGATCGTCCGAGATACGCGGCGATCCCTTGGCGAGGATCAACTCGGCTTCGGCGACGTTGCTGAGCGGTCCGGTCGGGATCGCGTCGATGCCGGCCTGGGCGGCGCTCCAGTCGCCGGACCGGATCGCGGCGAAGATCGTGCGATAGGCGGTGCGCTGGTCGGCGGTGAGGCCCGACACGATCGGCAGCGGTTGGGCGGCGGCGGCGAGGCCGACCGCGGCAGCGGGCACGGCCACCGCATTCTGGGCGGCGGCGGTGAAGGGGGCGAGGGCGATCGCGCCGGCAAGCAGATATCTACGCATCATCCGAGGAGCTTCATCAGGAGTTGCAGGTCTTCCCAGGCACGGCGCTTCTGCTGGGGGTGCTGGAGGAGGGTGCGGGGGTGGAAGGTCGCGACGGCGTTGACCGCTCCGCCCGGAAGCTGGACGTCGTGGACCCGGCCGCGCGCCTCGACGAAGCCGAGGTTCAGGAAGGTGCGCGAGGGCTGCTCGCCCATCAGCAGCAGCGCGCGGGGCTGGGCGAGGAGGACGTGGTGGCGGGCGAGCCGGCCGAACAGCGCGCCCTGGGTGGGATCGACGAAGCCGCCGGAGGGGCGGCCGGGCGCCATGGCGGAGAGATAGAGCGACTGGCGGTCGCGGCCCATCGCGCCAAGCATCTTGTCGAACAGGTCGCCGGCGGGCCCCGACAGCAGCCGGCCGTTCGCCGGGTCCTCGGCCTCGGGAAGGTCGACCAGCACCATCAGGCCGGTCGCCGGATCGCCCGAGGCGGCGATCCGCGCGGACATCGGCATGGTGATCTCGTCGCTGGTGGCGAGCCAGGACTGGAAGCCGTCGAGCGTGTCGGGAAAAGCGGCGGCGCGGGCGGCGGGCTGGGCCGGAATCGGGGCCGCGACGGTCGGTTGCGCGGGAACCGGAGCGGGGGCCGCGACGGCCGCAACGGGCCGCGCGACGGGCGGAACGACACGCGCGAGCCAGTCGCGCGGAGCCTCGTCCACCAGCACGTCGAGCCCTGCATCCTCCCACCAACCCATTAGGCTCGTGATTTCTGCGGTCGAACCGAGACTTGCCCCCAAATCCATATCGCTCATCTAAAGGAATGGGTTGACGAAGGCGTCAATCTGCGGGCAGCGGCTTTGGGGCATGACGTTTGAATGATGCGATGACCGGATAGCAGGACAAGGACGAGGAAAATGTCGACGCGCGAATCGATGGCTTACGACGTCGTCATCGTGGGCGCCGGGCCCGCGGGACTGGCGGCGGCGATACGACTCAAACAGCTCGCTGTCGAGACGGGACGCGAGATCGCGGTCTGCGTCCTCGAAAAGGGATCGGAGGTCGGCGCCCACATCCTGTCGGGCGCGGTGGTCGACCCGATCGCGCTGGACGAGCTGCTGCCCGACTGGAAGGACATGGACAGCCCGCTGACCGTGCCGGTGACCGAGAACCACCACTGGATCCTGACCGCGAAGCGCCAGTTCTCGATGCCGCACATCGCGATGCCGGGCTTCATGCACAACAAGGGCACCTACACGCTGTCGCTCGGCAATCTCTGCCGCTGGCTGGCGGGGCAGGCCGAGAATCTCGGCGTCGAGATATTTCCCGGCTTCGCCGCCGCCGAGATCCTCTACAATGAGGACGGGTCGGTGAAGGGCGTCGCCACCGGCGACATGGGCATCGGCCGCGAGGGCGAGCACAAGCCCGACTACCAGCCGGGCATGGAGCTGCACGCGCGCTACACCTTCTTCGCCGAGGGCGTGCGCGGGCATCTGTCGAAGATGCTCAAGGGCCATTTCGACCTGGAGGCCGACTGCCAGCCGCAGACCTATGCGATCGGCATCAAGGAGCTGTGGGACATCGACCCGGACAAGCATGTCCCGGGCCGCG is part of the Rhizorhabdus wittichii RW1 genome and harbors:
- a CDS encoding Lytic transglycosylase, catalytic (PFAM: Lytic transglycosylase, catalytic) — its product is MMRRYLLAGAIALAPFTAAAQNAVAVPAAAVGLAAAAQPLPIVSGLTADQRTAYRTIFAAIRSGDWSAAQAGIDAIPTGPLSNVAEAELILAKGSPRISDDQLIQLVATAPDLPQAAQLAGLASRRGLTTAALPVTRDLVRYAGPSKRQSARSLRSDRAAAALAQVATPLLRDDRPSEAEALVVDRLGQLSAEAQTEWLQRVSWAYYLSGDDASARRVADQARPGAGDWAVQASWVSGLAAWRQHDCQSAGTAFEEVAGRARDPEMTAAGLYWASRADMACGHPERIEPRLRSAARMKESFYGLIAQAALGIADESGTSMKLTANDWASIGAIANVRRATALAEIGETGLAEEMLRHQAKIGLSRDHESLIHLAARLDLPAAQIWLAQNGPSGAQLSAAARYPMPAWTPASGWQVDKALVFAHALQESRFKTDAVSSAGARGVMQLMPATAQMVARHLGRTVDPASLFQPATSIDLGQAYLRELADNSGTGGLLPKVIAAYNAGPGSVANWNARGRSLDDPLLFIESIPFAETRAYVAVVLRNYWMYQRHSGAKAASLTAISQGLWPRFPGMPGRDAVRLTALGATAAAD
- a CDS encoding Uracil-DNA glycosylase superfamily (PFAM: Uracil-DNA glycosylase superfamily), whose translation is MSDMDLGASLGSTAEITSLMGWWEDAGLDVLVDEAPRDWLARVVPPVARPVAAVAAPAPVPAQPTVAAPIPAQPAARAAAFPDTLDGFQSWLATSDEITMPMSARIAASGDPATGLMVLVDLPEAEDPANGRLLSGPAGDLFDKMLGAMGRDRQSLYLSAMAPGRPSGGFVDPTQGALFGRLARHHVLLAQPRALLLMGEQPSRTFLNLGFVEARGRVHDVQLPGGAVNAVATFHPRTLLQHPQQKRRAWEDLQLLMKLLG